In Chloroflexia bacterium SDU3-3, the genomic stretch TCGGCATCGGCCCCGGCGACGAGGTGATCACGGTGGCCAACGCCTGCATGTACCAGGCCTCGGCCATCCTGCAGGTGGGGGCCACGCCGATGCTGGTGGATGTGGACCCCGCGACCCACACTATGGACCCCGCCGCGCTGGCTGGGGCGCTCACGCCGCGCACCAAGGCGGTGATGCCGGTGCATCTCTACGGGCGGCTGGCCGACATGCCCGCGATCTGCGCCTTCGCGCAGCAGCACGGGCTGGCCGTGGTGGAGGACGCCGCCCAGGCCCACGGGGCGTGGGCCTACGATGCGGCGGGCCACGTGCGCCGCGCGGGCGCGTGGGGCGTGCTCTCCTGCTTCAGCTTCTACCCCTCGAAGAACCTGGGCGCGCTGGGCGACGGCGGCGCGGTGCTGACCGACGACGCGGCCCTGGCCGAGCGCCTGCGCCGCCTGCGTATGTACGGCTGGTCGAGCAAGTACCTCACCGGCGAACTGGGCGGGCGCAACTCGCGGCTGGATGAGCTGCAGGCCGCCATCCTGCGCGTGAAGCTGCGCCACCTGGAGGAGGACAACCACGCCC encodes the following:
- a CDS encoding DegT/DnrJ/EryC1/StrS family aminotransferase yields the protein MNIHIPIGDLRRQQARMRREIDAAVARVIDSGWYVLGHEVDAFEHEFAAYCGVRHGVGVASGAEALYLALAALGIGPGDEVITVANACMYQASAILQVGATPMLVDVDPATHTMDPAALAGALTPRTKAVMPVHLYGRLADMPAICAFAQQHGLAVVEDAAQAHGAWAYDAAGHVRRAGAWGVLSCFSFYPSKNLGALGDGGAVLTDDAALAERLRRLRMYGWSSKYLTGELGGRNSRLDELQAAILRVKLRHLEEDNHARKERAAWYRELLAGAPLGLPADDAGHVYHLYVVETAGRDALRQHLLGAGVGCDIHYPFPTHLQPAYAELGYAPGALPHTEQLASQILSIPMFPELTREEAEEVAAAVRQGVGA